In Luteimonas viscosa, the following proteins share a genomic window:
- the rfbC gene encoding dTDP-4-dehydrorhamnose 3,5-epimerase, protein MKLVETNLPGCVVVEPEVFADARGFVFEAFNRDRLAARGLSPTFVQGNVSSSAHGVLRGLHYQWPNPQGKYVSVLEGEVWDVAVDIRRGSPHFGRWTAVVLSAENRRHFWIPEGFAHGFVVLSERALFTYLCTATYDPAADANIRWNDGDLAIDWPVAGPALSGKDAKAPFLADVSPERLPIFSP, encoded by the coding sequence GTGAAGCTGGTCGAAACCAACCTGCCGGGTTGCGTGGTAGTCGAGCCGGAAGTGTTCGCCGACGCGCGGGGTTTCGTGTTCGAGGCGTTCAATCGCGACAGGCTCGCCGCCCGGGGACTGTCCCCGACATTCGTGCAAGGCAACGTGTCCTCGTCGGCGCACGGCGTGCTGCGCGGCCTGCACTACCAGTGGCCGAACCCGCAGGGCAAGTACGTGTCCGTGCTCGAAGGCGAGGTCTGGGACGTCGCGGTCGACATCCGCCGCGGTTCGCCGCATTTCGGCAGGTGGACCGCGGTGGTGCTGAGCGCGGAGAACAGGCGGCATTTCTGGATCCCGGAAGGCTTCGCGCACGGCTTCGTCGTGCTGAGCGAACGCGCGCTGTTCACCTACCTGTGTACCGCGACCTACGATCCGGCCGCGGACGCGAACATCCGCTGGAACGATGGCGACCTCGCGATCGACTGGCCGGTCGCTGGGCCCGCATTGTCGGGCAAGGACGCGAAGGCCCCGTTCCTTGCCGACGTGTCGCCGGAGCGGCTGCCGATCTTCTCGCCATGA
- a CDS encoding polyprenyl synthetase family protein gives MAAPSPAPAPGLPAIQALAAADMDAIDALIRRRLASDVVLVNQIAEHIVSAGGKRLRPMLVALAGRATGPVTPQHHQLAAIIEFIHTSTLLHDDVVDESDLRRGRSTANALWGNAPSVLVGDFLYSRSFQLMVELDRMEVMRILADTTNRIAEGEVLQLLHVRNPDTDEATYLDVIERKTAVLFAAGTRLGALASGADEASQLALHEYGLQLGHAFQIADDVLDYSADADALGKNLGDDLAEGKATLPLIHAMAHADQATRARLRDIVERGDIDAMPDVLAAIERAGSLDYSRARARDYAAAAEAALATLPDNEAVAALRGLARHAVERGH, from the coding sequence ATGGCCGCCCCCTCTCCAGCACCGGCCCCCGGCCTCCCCGCGATCCAGGCGCTGGCCGCCGCGGACATGGACGCGATCGACGCGCTGATCCGCCGCCGGCTGGCCTCGGACGTGGTCCTGGTCAACCAGATCGCCGAGCACATCGTCTCCGCCGGCGGCAAGCGCCTGCGGCCGATGCTGGTGGCGCTGGCCGGCCGCGCCACCGGCCCGGTCACGCCGCAGCACCACCAGCTCGCCGCGATCATCGAGTTCATCCACACCTCGACCCTGCTGCACGACGACGTGGTCGACGAATCCGACCTGCGCCGCGGCCGCAGCACCGCGAACGCCCTGTGGGGCAATGCGCCGAGCGTGCTGGTCGGCGACTTCCTGTACTCGCGCAGCTTCCAGCTGATGGTCGAGCTCGACCGCATGGAGGTGATGCGGATCCTCGCCGACACCACCAACCGCATCGCCGAGGGCGAGGTGCTGCAACTACTGCACGTGCGCAATCCCGACACGGACGAGGCCACCTACCTCGACGTGATCGAGCGCAAGACCGCCGTGCTGTTCGCCGCCGGCACCCGGCTCGGAGCGCTGGCGTCCGGCGCCGACGAGGCCTCGCAACTGGCCCTGCACGAGTACGGCCTGCAACTGGGCCATGCCTTCCAGATCGCCGACGACGTGCTCGACTACAGCGCCGACGCCGACGCGCTCGGCAAGAACCTCGGCGACGACCTGGCCGAAGGCAAGGCCACCCTGCCGCTGATCCACGCGATGGCGCACGCCGACCAGGCCACGCGCGCGCGGTTGCGCGACATCGTCGAACGCGGCGACATCGATGCGATGCCGGATGTGCTGGCCGCGATCGAGCGCGCCGGCAGCCTCGATTACAGCCGCGCCCGCGCCCGCGACTACGCCGCGGCGGCCGAAGCCGCGCTCGCGACGTTGCCGGACAACGAGGCGGTCGCCGCTTTGCGCGGCCTCGCGCGTCATGCGGTCGAGCGCGGGCACTGA
- the rfbD gene encoding dTDP-4-dehydrorhamnose reductase, translating to MKVLLLGANGQVGHELRRALAPLGDVVCTTRSGALQGTNGCEAADFDEPASLPRLVQRIAPDVVVNAAAYTAVDKAESDRDAAFRANAEAPAELARACSARDALLVHYSTDYVFDGSGARPYREDDPTAPLGVYGASKLAGEDAIRASRARHMIFRTAWVYGMHGRNFMLTMLRLARERDELRVVSDQAGTPTPATLIADVTATILARGATGPGTWHLTANGATSWYGFAKAIVDEAHARGLLERKPRVVPIATSEYPTPAKRPAYSCLDTTLLSTSFGIGIPAWQDALKRALVGEGAASE from the coding sequence ATGAAGGTCCTGCTGCTGGGGGCGAACGGGCAGGTCGGCCATGAGCTGCGCCGCGCGCTCGCGCCGCTCGGTGATGTGGTCTGCACCACCCGTAGCGGTGCCCTCCAGGGCACGAACGGCTGCGAGGCCGCCGATTTCGACGAGCCGGCCTCGCTGCCGCGATTGGTGCAGCGCATCGCGCCGGATGTCGTCGTCAATGCCGCTGCATACACTGCGGTGGACAAGGCCGAGTCCGATCGCGACGCGGCGTTCCGTGCCAACGCCGAGGCGCCTGCCGAACTCGCGCGGGCCTGTTCCGCGCGCGATGCGCTGCTGGTGCATTACTCGACCGATTACGTGTTCGACGGCAGCGGCGCACGCCCCTATCGGGAGGACGATCCCACCGCGCCGCTCGGTGTTTACGGCGCCAGCAAGCTCGCCGGCGAGGACGCGATCCGCGCAAGCCGCGCGCGCCACATGATCTTCCGCACCGCGTGGGTCTACGGCATGCATGGCCGCAATTTCATGCTGACCATGCTGCGCCTGGCCAGGGAACGCGACGAGTTGCGCGTGGTGTCCGACCAGGCCGGCACGCCGACGCCCGCGACGCTCATCGCCGATGTCACCGCCACGATCCTGGCCCGTGGGGCCACGGGCCCGGGCACCTGGCACCTGACCGCGAACGGCGCGACTTCCTGGTACGGATTCGCCAAAGCCATCGTCGACGAGGCACACGCACGCGGCCTGCTCGAGCGCAAGCCGCGCGTCGTTCCCATTGCCACGAGCGAATATCCCACGCCGGCGAAACGCCCGGCGTATTCGTGCCTCGATACCACCCTGCTCTCGACATCCTTCGGGATCGGGATCCCCGCATGGCAGGACGCGCTGAAGCGGGCGCTGGTCGGCGAAGGCGCGGCGTCGGAGTAG
- a CDS encoding cory-CC-star protein — translation MATDAPGGSPLARLSAALGEFYAAPYRRTFARARRDEDDLFMLLVCSEALGVPNPAAYYTLELMPVLYERFHDWHRRMGMERSPLDHVGCC, via the coding sequence ATGGCGACCGACGCGCCCGGCGGCTCGCCGCTGGCGCGGCTGTCGGCCGCGCTCGGCGAGTTCTATGCCGCGCCCTACCGGCGCACGTTCGCGCGTGCCCGGCGCGACGAGGACGACCTGTTCATGCTGCTGGTCTGCTCGGAGGCGCTTGGCGTGCCGAACCCGGCCGCCTACTACACCCTGGAACTGATGCCGGTGCTGTACGAGCGCTTCCACGACTGGCACCGGCGCATGGGCATGGAGCGCTCGCCGCTGGACCACGTCGGATGCTGCTGA
- a CDS encoding alpha/beta hydrolase family protein codes for MMLRHALLPMCLLAALPALADARGFDVRDLVRLDRVSSPALSPDGRAVAFVQRSVDADLKATTAVYVRSLVTRDMAPPRRLTPEGWSVSAPAFSPDGSTLYFLSAKHGTQQLYAMPAQGGEPSQLTGFALDVGSYRLSPDGRRIAFSAETFADCADDFACTQKRLDERKEAKASGVVYEQLFVRHWDTWKDGRRSRLFVADLPADAAAKPVSAARGISHALDGDVPSKPFGDAGDYTWAPDGGSVVASIRVAGREEPWSTNFDLYRLPVADGAPVNLTEANKAWDAGPVFSADGNTLYYRAMKRPGFEADRYAIMAMDVATGRTREIAPDWDRSPSSVKPSADGRALYAAAQSVGEYPLFRIDIASGEVTELVGDGSVSSYEVAGQSLVLTRNALDTGDVLYAASPDGQGLRAITPTAAERLPDVDFGAFEQFDFRGAGGDRVHGYVVKPWNYVEGRTYPVAFLIHGGPQGSFGNGWSYRWNPQTYAGQGYAVVMIDFHGSTGYGQAFTDSISGDWGGKPLVDLQQGWAAALERYDFLDDDRACALGASYGGYMVNWIAGNWNEPWKCLVNHDGVFDTRSMGYVTEELWFTEWENGGTPYEQPRNYERWNPVNHVSEWRVPMLVVQGEKDYRVPVDQGLSTFTALQRKGIESQLLYFPDENHWVLKPHNSVLWHDTVNAWLKRHLGE; via the coding sequence ATAATGCTGCGACACGCCCTGCTGCCGATGTGCCTGCTGGCCGCGCTGCCGGCGCTGGCCGATGCGCGCGGTTTCGACGTGCGCGACCTGGTCCGGCTCGACCGCGTCTCGTCCCCGGCCCTGTCGCCGGACGGCCGCGCCGTGGCATTCGTCCAGCGCAGCGTGGATGCCGACCTCAAGGCCACCACCGCCGTGTACGTGCGCAGCCTGGTGACCCGCGACATGGCGCCACCGCGCAGGCTCACGCCCGAGGGCTGGAGCGTGAGCGCGCCCGCATTCTCGCCGGACGGATCGACCCTGTACTTCCTCAGCGCAAAGCACGGCACGCAGCAGCTCTACGCGATGCCGGCACAGGGAGGCGAGCCCAGCCAGCTGACCGGGTTCGCGCTCGACGTCGGCAGCTACCGGCTCTCGCCCGATGGTCGCCGCATCGCGTTCAGCGCCGAGACCTTCGCAGACTGCGCGGACGACTTCGCATGCACGCAGAAGCGCCTCGACGAACGCAAGGAGGCGAAGGCCAGCGGCGTCGTCTACGAGCAGTTGTTCGTGCGCCACTGGGATACCTGGAAGGACGGTCGCCGCAGCCGGCTGTTCGTGGCCGACCTGCCGGCGGATGCCGCGGCGAAGCCGGTGTCGGCTGCGCGCGGCATCAGCCACGCGCTGGACGGCGACGTGCCGTCGAAGCCGTTCGGCGATGCCGGCGACTACACCTGGGCACCCGATGGAGGCAGCGTCGTCGCCAGCATCCGCGTGGCCGGGCGCGAGGAACCCTGGTCGACCAACTTCGACCTGTACCGCCTGCCGGTCGCCGACGGCGCGCCGGTGAACCTCACGGAGGCCAACAAGGCCTGGGACGCCGGCCCGGTGTTCAGCGCCGACGGCAACACGCTGTACTACCGGGCGATGAAGCGGCCCGGCTTCGAGGCCGACCGCTACGCGATCATGGCGATGGACGTGGCCACCGGGCGGACCCGCGAGATCGCGCCGGACTGGGATCGTTCGCCGAGCAGCGTCAAACCCTCCGCCGACGGTCGCGCGCTGTATGCGGCGGCGCAGAGCGTGGGGGAATACCCGCTGTTCCGGATCGACATCGCCAGCGGCGAAGTGACCGAACTGGTCGGCGACGGCAGCGTCTCGTCCTACGAAGTGGCGGGGCAGTCGCTGGTGCTGACGCGCAACGCGCTCGATACCGGCGATGTGCTCTACGCGGCCTCGCCCGACGGCCAGGGCCTGCGCGCCATCACCCCGACCGCGGCCGAACGCCTGCCCGACGTCGACTTCGGCGCCTTCGAACAGTTCGACTTCCGCGGCGCCGGCGGCGATCGCGTGCACGGCTACGTCGTCAAGCCGTGGAACTACGTCGAAGGCCGGACCTACCCGGTCGCGTTCCTGATCCACGGAGGCCCGCAGGGCAGCTTCGGCAACGGCTGGAGCTACCGCTGGAACCCGCAGACCTATGCCGGCCAGGGCTACGCGGTGGTGATGATCGACTTCCACGGCTCGACCGGCTACGGCCAGGCCTTCACCGACTCCATCAGCGGCGACTGGGGCGGCAAGCCGCTGGTCGACCTGCAGCAGGGCTGGGCCGCGGCGCTGGAGCGGTACGACTTCCTCGACGACGACCGCGCCTGCGCGCTCGGCGCCAGCTACGGCGGCTACATGGTCAACTGGATCGCGGGCAACTGGAACGAACCGTGGAAGTGCCTGGTCAACCACGACGGCGTGTTCGACACCCGCTCGATGGGCTACGTCACCGAGGAGCTGTGGTTCACCGAATGGGAGAACGGCGGCACGCCTTACGAACAGCCGCGCAACTACGAGCGCTGGAACCCGGTGAACCACGTGTCGGAGTGGCGGGTGCCGATGCTGGTCGTGCAGGGCGAGAAGGACTACCGCGTGCCGGTGGACCAGGGGCTGTCGACGTTCACCGCGCTGCAGCGCAAGGGCATCGAGTCGCAGCTGCTGTACTTCCCCGACGAGAACCACTGGGTGCTCAAGCCGCACAACAGCGTGCTCTGGCACGACACCGTCAATGCCTGGCTGAAGCGGCATCTGGGCGAGTAA
- the rfbB gene encoding dTDP-glucose 4,6-dehydratase has translation MPTWLVTGGAGFIGGNFVLDAVARGVRVVNLDALTYAGNLDTLASLRNNPRHVFVNGDIGDRALVSRLLAEHRPDAVFNFAAESHVDRSIDGPAAFVQTNVVGTLALLESMRDHWASLHGNEADVFRFLHVSTDEVYGALGETGRFTEASPYAPNSPYAASKAASDHLVRAFHHTYGVPVLTTNCSNNYGPWQFPEKLIPLVIAKALAGELLPVYGDGLQVRDWLFVADHCAAIRAVLANGRVGETYNVGGDAERRNLDVVEAICGLLDARRPRADGQPHSTLIRFVADRPGHDRRYAIDAGKLRAELGWTPEYSFERGLAETVDWYLAHQDWVGRVLDGSYRLERIGVAA, from the coding sequence GTGCCGACCTGGCTGGTGACCGGCGGCGCCGGCTTCATCGGCGGCAACTTCGTGCTCGATGCCGTTGCGCGTGGCGTGCGCGTCGTCAATCTCGACGCGCTGACCTACGCTGGCAACCTCGACACGCTTGCGTCATTGCGCAACAATCCCCGTCACGTGTTCGTGAATGGCGACATCGGCGACCGTGCGCTGGTGTCGCGCCTGTTGGCCGAGCATCGCCCCGACGCGGTATTCAACTTCGCCGCCGAGAGCCATGTCGACCGCTCGATCGACGGCCCGGCGGCATTCGTGCAGACCAACGTGGTCGGGACCCTGGCGTTGCTGGAATCCATGCGCGACCACTGGGCCTCCCTGCATGGCAATGAGGCCGATGTGTTCCGGTTTCTGCACGTGTCCACCGACGAGGTCTACGGCGCGCTCGGAGAGACCGGCCGCTTCACTGAAGCCTCGCCATACGCGCCCAACTCCCCCTACGCGGCGTCCAAGGCCGCGTCCGACCACCTCGTGCGCGCCTTCCACCACACCTACGGGGTGCCCGTGCTGACGACGAACTGCAGCAACAACTACGGGCCTTGGCAGTTCCCCGAAAAGCTGATCCCGCTGGTGATCGCGAAGGCGCTCGCCGGCGAGCTGCTCCCGGTGTACGGCGACGGCCTGCAGGTGCGCGACTGGCTGTTCGTGGCCGACCATTGCGCCGCGATCCGCGCGGTGCTGGCCAACGGTCGCGTCGGCGAGACCTACAACGTCGGCGGCGATGCCGAGCGACGCAACCTAGACGTAGTGGAGGCGATCTGCGGCCTGCTCGATGCCCGGCGCCCGCGCGCGGATGGCCAGCCGCACTCAACACTCATCCGCTTCGTCGCTGATCGTCCGGGCCACGACCGGCGCTACGCGATCGATGCGGGCAAGTTGCGCGCCGAACTGGGCTGGACGCCGGAGTACAGCTTCGAACGCGGCCTGGCCGAGACCGTCGACTGGTACCTGGCGCACCAGGACTGGGTCGGGCGCGTGCTCGACGGCAGCTATCGCCTGGAGCGCATCGGAGTGGCGGCATGA
- a CDS encoding DUF819 domain-containing protein, producing MAIDSAVPSTALITNDAVVMGLLAITLGLVFWTSSRPSGAWKRFYTYVPALLLCYLLPAVYNSIGLIDGNASGLYPMARDYLLPSALVLLCLAIDLGAILRLGPKAVVMFLTGTFGVMLGALVSFVAMGWIHPETVAGDTWRGMTTVAGSWIGGGANQAAMKEVFEVEATLFGQFIAVDVLVANVWMAILLLMAARADAFDRWTRADTSAIEDMKQRIEAYQAQHSRIPSLTDLMVILAIGLGATGLSHLLAEPLVAWMQSLPASWNLEDYSLTSGFFWMVVIATTVGLVLSFTRAREMEGAGASKVGSAMLYVLVATIGMHMDIGALLDRPWLFLLGLIWIAVHAALLLMVAKLIRAPLFFLAVGSQANIGGAASAPVVASAFHPALAPVGVLLAVLGYALGTYCAYITGQLLRVMAGA from the coding sequence ATGGCGATCGACAGCGCCGTACCCTCGACTGCCCTGATCACCAACGATGCGGTGGTGATGGGCCTGCTGGCCATCACGCTGGGGCTGGTGTTCTGGACCTCGTCGCGGCCGAGCGGCGCCTGGAAGCGCTTCTACACCTACGTGCCCGCGCTGCTGCTGTGCTACCTGCTGCCCGCGGTCTACAACAGCATCGGCCTGATCGACGGCAACGCCTCGGGGCTGTATCCGATGGCGCGCGACTACCTGCTGCCCAGCGCGCTGGTGCTGCTGTGCCTGGCGATCGACCTGGGTGCGATCCTGCGGCTGGGGCCGAAGGCGGTGGTGATGTTCCTCACCGGTACGTTCGGGGTGATGCTCGGCGCGCTGGTGTCGTTCGTGGCGATGGGCTGGATCCATCCCGAGACGGTGGCCGGCGACACCTGGCGCGGCATGACCACCGTGGCCGGCAGCTGGATCGGCGGCGGCGCCAACCAGGCCGCGATGAAGGAGGTGTTCGAGGTCGAGGCGACGCTGTTCGGCCAGTTCATCGCCGTCGACGTGCTGGTAGCCAACGTGTGGATGGCGATCCTGCTGCTGATGGCCGCGCGCGCGGACGCGTTCGACCGCTGGACCCGCGCCGACACCTCCGCGATCGAGGACATGAAGCAGCGCATCGAGGCCTACCAGGCGCAGCACTCGCGCATCCCGAGCCTGACCGACCTGATGGTGATCCTCGCCATCGGCCTCGGCGCGACCGGCTTGTCGCACCTGCTCGCCGAGCCGCTGGTGGCCTGGATGCAGAGCCTGCCCGCGTCGTGGAACCTCGAGGACTACAGCCTGACGTCCGGCTTCTTCTGGATGGTGGTGATCGCCACCACGGTTGGCCTGGTGCTGAGCTTCACCCGCGCCCGCGAGATGGAGGGCGCCGGGGCTTCGAAGGTCGGGTCCGCGATGCTCTACGTGCTGGTGGCGACCATCGGCATGCACATGGACATCGGCGCGCTGCTCGACCGGCCCTGGCTGTTCCTGCTCGGCCTGATCTGGATCGCGGTGCATGCGGCCCTGCTGCTGATGGTGGCCAAACTGATCCGCGCGCCGCTGTTCTTCCTGGCGGTCGGGTCGCAGGCCAACATCGGCGGAGCGGCTTCGGCGCCGGTGGTCGCCAGCGCGTTCCATCCGGCGCTGGCGCCGGTGGGTGTGCTGCTCGCGGTGCTGGGTTATGCGCTGGGCACCTATTGCGCCTACATCACCGGGCAACTGCTGCGGGTGATGGCGGGCGCCTGA
- the ssb gene encoding single-stranded DNA-binding protein yields the protein MARGINKAILVGNLGNDPETRYTQGGMAVTKVSLATTSVRKDRDGNNQEKTEWHRVTFFGKLGEIAAEYLRKGSQVYVEGRISYSEHTGDDGQKRYYTDIIADEMQMLGGRGEGGGGGSQERSPRPQRSESAPRSQAAPSRQQAPVDDFSDDDIPF from the coding sequence ATGGCCCGTGGCATCAACAAGGCGATCCTTGTCGGCAATCTCGGCAACGATCCCGAAACCAGATACACCCAGGGCGGCATGGCCGTCACCAAGGTCAGCCTCGCCACCACCTCGGTGCGCAAGGACCGGGACGGCAACAACCAGGAAAAGACCGAGTGGCACCGGGTGACCTTCTTCGGCAAGCTCGGCGAGATCGCGGCCGAGTACCTGCGCAAGGGCTCGCAGGTCTACGTCGAAGGGCGGATCAGCTACAGCGAGCACACCGGCGACGACGGCCAGAAGCGCTACTACACCGACATCATCGCCGACGAGATGCAGATGCTCGGCGGCCGCGGCGAGGGCGGTGGCGGCGGTTCCCAGGAGCGCAGCCCGCGTCCGCAGCGTTCGGAGTCCGCGCCGCGCTCGCAGGCGGCACCGAGCCGGCAGCAGGCGCCGGTCGACGACTTCTCGGATGACGACATCCCGTTCTGA
- the rfbA gene encoding glucose-1-phosphate thymidylyltransferase RfbA, whose protein sequence is MSGRKGIVLAGGSGTRLYPITQAISKQLLPVYDKPMIYYPLSVLMLAGIREVLVINTPHEQPLFRSLLGDGSQWGMKIEYAVQPSPDGLAQALLIGRDFLAGAPSCLVLGDNIFHGPGLTTMLGRADARPSGATVFGYRVANPERYGVAEFDAAGRVVGLEEKPVAPRSNHAVTGLYFFDGRASEFAAALGPSARGELEITDLNRCYLERGELHLEQLGRGYAWLDTGTHQSLMEASNYIATIEARQGLRVCCPEEIAWRKGWIDDARLRALAAPLDRSGYGRYLLGLAERGHVQ, encoded by the coding sequence ATGAGCGGCCGCAAGGGCATCGTGCTGGCCGGCGGCTCCGGCACCCGGCTCTATCCGATCACGCAGGCGATCAGCAAGCAGCTGCTGCCGGTCTACGACAAGCCGATGATCTACTACCCGCTGAGCGTGCTGATGCTGGCGGGGATCCGCGAGGTGCTGGTGATCAATACTCCGCACGAGCAGCCGCTGTTCCGCAGCCTGCTCGGCGACGGCTCGCAATGGGGCATGAAGATCGAATACGCCGTGCAGCCGAGTCCCGACGGGCTGGCCCAGGCGCTGCTGATCGGCCGCGACTTCCTCGCCGGCGCGCCCAGCTGCCTGGTGCTGGGCGACAACATTTTCCACGGACCCGGCCTGACCACGATGCTCGGGCGCGCGGACGCCCGGCCCTCTGGCGCAACGGTGTTCGGCTACCGGGTCGCAAACCCCGAACGTTACGGTGTTGCAGAGTTCGATGCTGCAGGAAGAGTGGTCGGCCTGGAGGAGAAGCCCGTGGCGCCGCGCTCGAACCATGCAGTCACGGGGCTGTATTTCTTCGATGGGCGCGCAAGCGAATTCGCTGCCGCCCTTGGCCCTTCGGCACGTGGCGAGCTGGAGATCACTGACCTCAATCGCTGCTATCTCGAACGTGGCGAACTGCACCTCGAGCAGCTCGGCCGTGGCTATGCCTGGCTCGACACCGGCACGCATCAGTCGCTGATGGAGGCGTCGAACTACATCGCGACGATCGAGGCGCGGCAGGGCCTGCGGGTGTGCTGCCCGGAGGAGATCGCCTGGCGCAAGGGCTGGATCGATGACGCCCGTCTGCGCGCGCTGGCCGCACCACTCGACCGCAGCGGCTATGGGCGTTACCTGCTGGGGCTCGCAGAGCGCGGACACGTGCAGTGA
- a CDS encoding carbon starvation CstA family protein yields MNAIILLLVGLGAMALGYVFYSKFIAEKIYRLQADYPTPAHTLRDGVDYVPTNRFVLWGHHFTSVAGAAPIVGPAIAVIWGWAPAFLWVTLGTVFFAGVHDFGALWASVRNKGKSMGMLSGSYIGRRGRNLFLVVIFLLLLMVNAAFAVVIANLLVSTPTSVIPVWGAILVALVIGQLIYRWKVGLLWPSIGGVIVLYALILIGNSYPLVLPDSVFGMSAKSAWIVLLFLYAGIASLLPVWVLLQPRDYINGLQLFVGLGILYAAVLFASPTIVAPAFNDNVPDGTPGIVPLLFVTIACGAISGFHGMVASGTTSKQLDKETDARFVGYFGAVGEGMLSLAAIICCTAGFATLVDWQAVYAQFGAGGVTAFVNGGDVLLMEGLGMPEQLGSTMLATMAILFAATTMDTGLRLQRFVVQEAAELAGFKVGTFLGTVVALAVCMALAFGAGGDGAGGMVIWPLFGTTNQLLAALTLAVISVILIRKGRNPLFTLVPLVFLLVMSLYALIVQLGTFLEQGNWLLLAMDVVILVAALWVSFEAFLAMRKGRDAGAAEDGTLDGERG; encoded by the coding sequence GTGAATGCCATCATCCTCCTGCTGGTCGGGCTCGGCGCGATGGCGCTGGGCTACGTGTTCTATTCGAAGTTCATCGCCGAGAAGATCTACCGGCTCCAGGCGGACTACCCGACGCCGGCGCATACCCTGCGCGACGGGGTCGACTACGTGCCGACCAACCGCTTCGTGCTCTGGGGGCACCACTTCACGTCCGTGGCGGGTGCAGCGCCGATCGTGGGACCCGCTATCGCGGTGATCTGGGGCTGGGCGCCCGCGTTCCTGTGGGTGACCTTGGGCACGGTGTTCTTCGCTGGCGTACACGACTTCGGCGCGCTCTGGGCCAGCGTGCGCAACAAGGGCAAGTCGATGGGCATGCTCAGCGGCAGCTACATCGGCCGCCGTGGGCGCAACCTGTTCCTGGTGGTGATCTTCCTGCTGCTACTGATGGTCAACGCCGCGTTCGCGGTGGTGATCGCCAACCTGCTGGTGTCCACGCCGACCTCGGTGATCCCGGTGTGGGGTGCGATCCTGGTGGCGCTGGTGATCGGGCAACTGATCTACCGCTGGAAGGTGGGCCTGCTGTGGCCCTCGATCGGCGGCGTGATCGTGCTCTACGCGCTGATCCTGATCGGCAACAGCTATCCGCTGGTGCTGCCCGATTCGGTGTTCGGCATGAGCGCGAAGTCGGCCTGGATCGTGCTGCTGTTCCTGTACGCGGGCATCGCCTCGCTGCTGCCGGTGTGGGTGCTGCTGCAGCCGCGCGACTACATCAACGGCCTGCAGCTGTTCGTGGGCCTGGGCATCCTGTACGCGGCGGTGCTGTTCGCATCGCCGACGATCGTCGCCCCCGCGTTCAACGACAACGTGCCCGACGGCACGCCCGGGATCGTGCCGCTGCTGTTCGTGACCATCGCCTGCGGGGCGATCTCCGGCTTCCACGGCATGGTCGCCTCGGGCACCACGTCCAAGCAACTGGACAAGGAGACCGACGCGCGCTTCGTCGGCTACTTCGGCGCGGTCGGTGAGGGCATGCTGTCGCTGGCGGCCATCATATGCTGCACCGCCGGCTTCGCCACGCTGGTGGACTGGCAGGCGGTCTACGCGCAGTTCGGCGCCGGCGGCGTGACCGCGTTCGTCAATGGCGGCGACGTGCTGCTGATGGAGGGCCTGGGCATGCCCGAGCAGCTCGGCTCGACCATGCTGGCGACGATGGCGATCCTGTTCGCGGCCACCACCATGGACACCGGCCTGCGCCTGCAGCGCTTCGTGGTGCAGGAAGCGGCGGAGCTGGCGGGATTCAAGGTCGGGACCTTCCTCGGCACGGTGGTGGCGCTGGCGGTGTGCATGGCGCTGGCCTTCGGTGCCGGTGGCGATGGCGCCGGCGGCATGGTCATCTGGCCGTTGTTCGGCACCACCAACCAGCTGCTCGCGGCGCTCACACTCGCGGTGATCTCGGTGATCCTGATCCGCAAGGGCCGCAATCCGCTGTTCACCCTGGTGCCGCTCGTGTTCCTGCTGGTCATGTCGCTGTACGCGCTGATCGTGCAGCTGGGCACCTTCCTCGAGCAGGGCAACTGGCTGCTGCTGGCGATGGACGTGGTGATCCTGGTGGCTGCGCTGTGGGTGTCGTTCGAGGCCTTCCTGGCCATGCGCAAGGGGCGCGATGCCGGTGCCGCGGAGGACGGCACGCTGGACGGCGAGCGCGGCTGA